Within the Deltaproteobacteria bacterium genome, the region CAAGCCCCTCGGAAAAACACTGCTCGCTTTCCCCAGGGAAACCAACTATGCAATCTATCCCAACGCAGCATTTTGGCATCTTTGCCGCAATATAGCTAATCATTTTAACCACATCGGCTACCCGATGGCGACGATTCATTAGCTTAAGAACCCTATCTGAAAACGACTGTACACAGATATGCAGATGATTGCAAAAAACGTCGCATTTGTCGGCAATTAGCCCCAGAAACTCGTCTCCCACATCCTCGGGATCGAGAGAACTTAGGCGAATGCGCGGAATTTCCTTTTCCTTCGACAAAGCGGCGAGCAACTCGATAAAACTCTCGTTCCGCTCCCTACCGTAGCTACCTAGGTTGGTGCCGCTTAACACCACTTCTCTATATCCAGCCCGCCAGAGCCGCTTTATGTCGCCCATGACTTTTTCTATCGGCCACGACCAGCTCTTGCCCCTTGTCTGAGGAATTACGCAAAAGGTGCAGTGATTGTCGCATCCGTCCTGAATCCGCAAGCTATAGCGAGCCCGCATACGGTTTTCACCAACCGCACTACCAGGACCTTCCAAAGCAACCGGCAGACTCATTGGCTCTTTAACCGCTTTGACCTCAGCAAATATTGCCGCCACTACCTCGCTAGCCCGTCCCGTACCAATAACCACATCTGCTAAACCAGGCTTGCAAAGCTCAGTCGCCGAAACCTCAGCTAAACATCCAGTAACGATTACTCTCGCTTCTGGATGTTTATCGCGGACTCTTCTGATTAGTTTATAAGCACTTCGATCTGCATCATCAGTTACCGTGCAGGTATTTAACACATAGACATCAGCCATACCGTCAAAATCACAGGCAACAGCTTCCCTGGCCGACACAGCAGATTGAATATCCACCGTATCTGCATAATTGCTGCGACAACCAAGAGTATGGAAGGCAACTCGCAATCGCCTTTTCTCACTTAACTCTCCGCTACAATCGCCTTCCCTTGGAAACGTCATCGCTCTCACTTTATCTTCACTCACACCTATCTATCGATAATACCACCGCCAAGAACCTGTACCAAATCGCCGTAACTGGACTCTAGGCTATAAAACACCGCTGCCTGACCAGGAGTAACCGTTGCCCACTGATTCAAAAAATTTACCTCAGCCTTAAACACATTATCGCCACAATCCTTAACTGGCCTCACTCTGCACCGAACTCCCTCATGGCGATACCGCATCTTGACTAGAGCATCAATATCTCCCTGCGGCGGCGATCCACATATCCAATTCACATCTCGCACCAAAAACCCTTCTCGTTCTAGTTCCGCCTTCTCCCCGACGATGACCTCATTATTAGCAGCATCTAGGCCGATAACGTAAAGTGGACTTGTCGCACTCACGCCAAGGCCCTTCCTTTGCCCTACCGTATAGCGATGGATGCCAGAATGTTTACCTAATACCATTCCATCGCTCCTAACAATTTTTCCGCCCACAATTTTGTTTGGGAAACGAGCCTCTAAAAAATACGGGACGCTATTACTGACGAAACAAATATCCTGACTTTCAGGTTTTTCCGCCATGCTGAGTCCTCGTCTAGCTAGGTAATCTCTCACCTCCGCCTTTTGCATGGCGCCTAGCGGAAAAAGAGTGCTCGAAAGCTCTGCCTGAGTCATGGCATACAGAAAATAGCTCTGATCCTTATTTTTATCCGCTGCCGTAAAGAGCGCCCAATTGTTATTGCTATCATTTCTTATCGTGGCATAATGCCCTGTTGCCACTTTATGACAGCCAAAAGATGCGGCCCGCCGATGAAGTTCTTTAAATTTGATGTGCTTATTGCAATCGAGACAAGGATTAGGCGTAAGTCCTCTCATATACGACGCCACAAATGGCTCAATAACCTGCTTCTCGAAAACATCCTCAAAATCGAGGACGTAAAACGGGAAACCTCCATGGGAAGCGACCATTCGCGCATCCTGAAAATCATCCGGCGAGCAGCAAGACGCCTGACAATTGCCGCTCTTGCGATAGTCCCACACCTGCATCGCAACTCCAACAACCTCCCAACCGCTCTCGCGTAGAATCAACGCGACCGCCGACGAATCGACTCCGCCGCTCATGGCTACAG harbors:
- the mtaB gene encoding tRNA (N(6)-L-threonylcarbamoyladenosine(37)-C(2))-methylthiotransferase MtaB, with protein sequence MSEDKVRAMTFPREGDCSGELSEKRRLRVAFHTLGCRSNYADTVDIQSAVSAREAVACDFDGMADVYVLNTCTVTDDADRSAYKLIRRVRDKHPEARVIVTGCLAEVSATELCKPGLADVVIGTGRASEVVAAIFAEVKAVKEPMSLPVALEGPGSAVGENRMRARYSLRIQDGCDNHCTFCVIPQTRGKSWSWPIEKVMGDIKRLWRAGYREVVLSGTNLGSYGRERNESFIELLAALSKEKEIPRIRLSSLDPEDVGDEFLGLIADKCDVFCNHLHICVQSFSDRVLKLMNRRHRVADVVKMISYIAAKMPKCCVGIDCIVGFPGESEQCFSEGLAILESLPLAYLHVFPYSERQNTAAAKLQGRVDNDERRRRAALLRALSRRRLREFNRSLVGREVEIIVESSRAGYICGTTREYATAHLKTQSGIRNIELSVGAVAKLRAIDCDENEDVLICEL
- the mnmA gene encoding tRNA 2-thiouridine(34) synthase MnmA, giving the protein MLDNVNRVAVAMSGGVDSSAVALILRESGWEVVGVAMQVWDYRKSGNCQASCCSPDDFQDARMVASHGGFPFYVLDFEDVFEKQVIEPFVASYMRGLTPNPCLDCNKHIKFKELHRRAASFGCHKVATGHYATIRNDSNNNWALFTAADKNKDQSYFLYAMTQAELSSTLFPLGAMQKAEVRDYLARRGLSMAEKPESQDICFVSNSVPYFLEARFPNKIVGGKIVRSDGMVLGKHSGIHRYTVGQRKGLGVSATSPLYVIGLDAANNEVIVGEKAELEREGFLVRDVNWICGSPPQGDIDALVKMRYRHEGVRCRVRPVKDCGDNVFKAEVNFLNQWATVTPGQAAVFYSLESSYGDLVQVLGGGIIDR